In Mycolicibacterium phocaicum, one DNA window encodes the following:
- a CDS encoding phospholipase D-like domain-containing protein, whose product MGPVSPRVIVQPDDGVQPVRDFLASAQKSLLIKQFTFTEPSLVAAVIDRHRAGVAVRVMLNPARSGGDRANDETFEQFSAAGVNVQWSNPTFYVTHEKSIVVDETAALVATFNLCEKYFTLTRDYGVITTDAEHVAQIVEVFDADWSHTDWEPSQYHGLLWSNSNSRYHMAKFIDTAEHRLRIQHPKYVDAVILDHIAAAVGRGVNVHVLCGGKHGISDWDILDTFASLRTLRRFGAKVRKQKNLRVHAKLVIVDDHEALVGSMNIDRSAFDLRRELGVMVKDPDAVAQLSQVFDADWETSHHYEPPDPLDSSQHHEDDFPHDPELVHE is encoded by the coding sequence ATGGGGCCTGTGTCGCCGCGAGTCATCGTCCAACCCGATGATGGCGTGCAGCCGGTGCGGGATTTCCTCGCATCGGCGCAGAAGTCGTTGCTCATCAAGCAATTCACGTTCACCGAGCCGTCCCTCGTGGCGGCGGTGATCGACCGGCATCGGGCGGGCGTCGCGGTGCGCGTCATGCTGAACCCGGCCCGCTCGGGCGGGGACCGCGCCAATGACGAGACGTTCGAACAATTCTCGGCTGCCGGTGTCAACGTCCAGTGGTCCAATCCGACGTTCTACGTGACGCACGAGAAGTCGATCGTGGTCGACGAGACGGCTGCACTCGTGGCCACGTTCAACCTGTGCGAGAAGTACTTCACCCTCACCCGTGACTACGGCGTCATCACCACCGACGCGGAGCACGTCGCGCAGATCGTCGAGGTGTTCGACGCCGACTGGTCCCACACCGATTGGGAGCCGTCGCAGTACCACGGGCTGTTGTGGAGCAACTCGAATTCCCGCTACCACATGGCGAAATTCATCGACACCGCCGAACACCGGCTGCGCATCCAGCACCCGAAGTACGTCGACGCCGTCATCCTCGACCACATCGCGGCGGCGGTGGGCCGGGGCGTGAACGTCCATGTGCTGTGCGGTGGCAAGCACGGCATCAGCGACTGGGACATCCTCGACACGTTCGCCTCGCTGCGGACCCTGCGCCGGTTCGGCGCGAAGGTGCGCAAGCAGAAGAACCTGCGGGTACACGCCAAGTTGGTCATCGTCGACGACCATGAGGCCCTCGTGGGCTCGATGAACATCGACCGCAGCGCCTTCGACCTGCGCCGCGAGCTGGGCGTGATGGTCAAGGACCCGGACGCCGTCGCGCAGCTGTCGCAGGTGTTCGACGCCGACTGGGAGACCTCGCACCACT
- a CDS encoding response regulator transcription factor: MDSGSASPRLLVVDDDPDVLASLERGLRLSGFEVSTAVDGAEALRSATEFRPDAIILDINMPVLDGVSVVTALRAMDNDVPVCVLSARSSVDDRVAGLEAGADDYLVKPFVLAELVARVKALLRRRGATATFSSETISVGPLEVDIPGRRARVNGADVDLTKREFDLLAVLAEHKTAVLSRAQLLELVWGYDFAADTNVVDVFIGYLRRKLEANGAPRLLHTVRGVGFVLRQQ, from the coding sequence ATGGATAGCGGAAGCGCCTCCCCCCGCCTGCTCGTAGTCGACGACGACCCGGACGTGCTGGCCTCACTGGAGCGTGGCCTGCGGCTGTCCGGCTTCGAGGTCTCGACCGCGGTCGACGGCGCCGAAGCCCTGCGCAGTGCCACCGAATTCCGGCCGGATGCCATCATTCTGGACATCAACATGCCGGTGCTCGACGGCGTCAGCGTCGTCACCGCGCTACGCGCCATGGACAACGACGTGCCGGTGTGTGTGCTCTCGGCCCGCAGCTCGGTCGACGACCGGGTGGCGGGCCTGGAAGCCGGCGCCGACGACTACCTGGTCAAGCCATTCGTGCTGGCCGAGCTGGTGGCGCGCGTCAAGGCGCTGTTGCGCCGCCGCGGCGCGACGGCGACGTTCTCGTCGGAGACCATCTCCGTCGGGCCGCTCGAAGTCGACATCCCGGGCCGGCGGGCCCGCGTCAACGGCGCCGACGTCGACCTCACCAAGCGCGAGTTCGACCTGCTGGCCGTGCTCGCCGAGCACAAGACCGCCGTGCTGTCCCGCGCCCAGCTGCTCGAGCTGGTGTGGGGCTACGACTTCGCCGCCGACACCAACGTCGTCGACGTGTTCATCGGCTACCTGCGCCGCAAGCTGGAGGCCAACGGTGCGCCGCGACTGTTGCACACGGTCCGCGGTGTGGGGTTCGTACTCAGGCAGCAGTAG
- a CDS encoding sensor histidine kinase: MNILARVFRRTPSLQSRVAFATGIAAAIVVGIVGTIVWIGITNDRKERLDRRLDEAAGFAIPFLPRGLDEIPRPPHDENVVITARRSGQVSSNSNVVLPELPVGYADTDVNGVRYRVRTVQIHMPDPMLVAVGATYDATIIDTNNLHRRVIALCAFAIGAAAVAGWALAAFAVRPLKRLAQQTRDIDPEGDAPHIDVRGATEAVEIADAVKGLVDRVWEEKGRTKAALASARDFAAVSAHELRTPLTAMRTNVEILSTLDLPDEQRKEVLSDVVRTQSRIETTLWALERLAQGELSTVDDHVPVDITELLDRAAHDAMRVYPDLEVSLVPAPTIIIVGLPAGLRLSVDNAIANAVKHGGASKVQLSAVSSRAGVEIAVDDDGCGVPEDERLKVFGRFNRGSTASHSGSGLGLALVAQQAELHGGTATLETSPLGGTRLLLRLPGHR; this comes from the coding sequence GTGAACATCCTGGCGCGCGTCTTCCGTCGCACCCCGTCGCTGCAGTCGCGCGTCGCGTTCGCCACCGGTATCGCCGCGGCCATCGTGGTCGGGATCGTCGGCACCATCGTGTGGATCGGCATCACCAACGACCGCAAGGAACGGCTGGACCGCCGCCTCGACGAGGCCGCCGGCTTCGCGATCCCGTTCCTGCCGCGCGGGCTGGACGAGATTCCGCGGCCACCGCACGACGAGAACGTCGTCATCACGGCCCGCCGCAGCGGCCAGGTCAGCTCGAACTCGAACGTCGTGCTGCCGGAGCTGCCGGTCGGTTACGCCGACACCGACGTCAACGGCGTCCGCTACCGGGTGCGCACGGTGCAGATCCACATGCCGGACCCGATGCTGGTGGCGGTCGGTGCCACGTATGACGCGACGATCATCGACACCAACAACCTGCATCGCCGGGTGATCGCGTTGTGCGCGTTCGCCATTGGCGCGGCCGCCGTCGCGGGCTGGGCGCTGGCCGCGTTCGCGGTGCGTCCGCTCAAACGGCTGGCGCAGCAGACGCGCGATATCGACCCCGAAGGCGACGCCCCGCACATCGACGTCCGCGGTGCCACCGAGGCCGTCGAAATCGCCGACGCGGTCAAAGGTCTGGTGGACCGCGTGTGGGAAGAGAAGGGCCGGACGAAGGCCGCGCTGGCGTCGGCGCGTGACTTCGCGGCGGTGTCGGCGCACGAGCTGCGCACGCCGCTGACGGCGATGCGCACCAACGTCGAAATCCTGAGCACGCTCGACCTTCCCGATGAGCAGCGCAAGGAAGTGCTGAGCGACGTGGTGCGCACCCAGTCGCGCATCGAGACCACGCTATGGGCACTGGAGCGCCTGGCACAGGGTGAGCTGTCCACCGTCGATGACCATGTGCCCGTGGACATCACCGAACTCCTGGATCGCGCCGCGCACGACGCCATGCGCGTGTACCCGGACCTGGAGGTTTCACTGGTACCGGCGCCGACCATCATCATCGTCGGACTGCCTGCCGGGCTGCGGCTTTCGGTCGACAACGCGATCGCCAACGCCGTCAAGCACGGCGGTGCGTCGAAAGTTCAGCTGTCCGCGGTCAGTTCGCGCGCCGGGGTCGAGATCGCCGTCGACGACGACGGCTGCGGCGTACCCGAAGACGAACGCCTGAAGGTCTTCGGCCGATTCAACCGGGGCTCCACGGCATCACACTCGGGCTCCGGGCTGGGCCTCGCGCTGGTGGCCCAGCAGGCCGAATTGCACGGCGGCACCGCGACATTGGAGACCAGCCCCCTTGGCGGGACGCGGCTGTTGCTGCGGCTGCCCGGACATCGCTGA
- the arfA gene encoding channel-forming protein ArfA/OmpATb, producing the protein MPDTADVTTEPSGIVRRLGTRGIVAAVGVVVAVVAAVGWVVFGTSDEHRAPSSIAASAVPTQAQPELTSAPFALTRDGNTVTLTGSLANTRSKSELAAAVKAQWLNATLDDKTTVVDGAGTPDMAAIGNVFSAADAIPDFGLSIDGATVTLMGTAPNLDVAGEVQSAAALSFPGAKLANNIQIPAPGGPVAPPAPEPSSAPAPGPAPAPAGGPCAKVQTDVTELLRTPISFVTGGSQMTGESRRLLVQIADKIKGCPNGAVTVTGYTDNQGSDAVNLKLSDTRAKAVAAALVSNGVLAAKMTARGAGSANPIADNSTEEGRAKNRRVEITVG; encoded by the coding sequence ATGCCGGACACAGCTGACGTCACCACCGAGCCGTCCGGCATCGTGCGCCGGCTGGGCACGCGCGGCATCGTGGCTGCGGTCGGTGTCGTGGTGGCCGTCGTCGCCGCCGTCGGCTGGGTGGTGTTCGGCACCTCGGACGAGCACCGGGCTCCGAGTTCCATCGCGGCCTCGGCGGTACCGACGCAGGCGCAACCCGAGCTGACCTCCGCGCCGTTCGCGCTGACCCGCGACGGCAACACCGTCACCCTGACGGGCAGCCTGGCCAACACCCGGTCGAAGTCCGAACTGGCCGCTGCGGTCAAGGCGCAGTGGCTGAATGCCACCCTCGACGACAAGACGACCGTCGTTGACGGTGCCGGCACTCCGGACATGGCGGCCATCGGCAACGTGTTCTCCGCGGCCGATGCCATCCCGGATTTCGGGCTGTCCATCGACGGCGCCACCGTCACGCTGATGGGCACGGCGCCCAACCTCGACGTGGCCGGTGAGGTGCAGAGCGCCGCGGCCCTGTCGTTCCCGGGTGCGAAGCTGGCCAACAACATTCAGATCCCGGCGCCTGGCGGTCCCGTGGCGCCGCCCGCGCCGGAACCCTCGTCAGCTCCCGCTCCCGGGCCCGCACCTGCTCCGGCCGGTGGCCCCTGCGCGAAGGTGCAGACGGACGTCACAGAGCTGCTGCGGACCCCGATCAGTTTTGTCACCGGCGGCTCGCAGATGACGGGGGAGTCCCGCCGGCTGCTGGTCCAGATCGCCGACAAGATCAAGGGCTGCCCGAATGGTGCGGTCACCGTGACCGGCTACACCGACAACCAGGGCAGCGACGCCGTCAACCTCAAGCTGAGCGACACCCGGGCCAAAGCCGTTGCCGCCGCGCTGGTTTCGAACGGCGTGCTGGCGGCGAAGATGACGGCCCGCGGTGCCGGTTCGGCCAACCCGATCGCCGACAACAGCACCGAGGAAGGCCGCGCGAAGAACCGCCGGGTCGAGATCACCGTCGGCTGA
- a CDS encoding FKBP-type peptidyl-prolyl cis-trans isomerase encodes MANTKPEIEFPDGPAPDSLVIEDVIVGDGAEAVPGGNVTVHYVGVEYDTGEEFDSSWNRGETIEFPLRGLIQGWQDGIPGMRVGGRRKLTIPPAQAYGPAGGGHRLSGKTLIFVIDLVGVR; translated from the coding sequence GTGGCTAACACCAAACCTGAGATCGAATTTCCGGACGGCCCGGCACCTGACTCGCTGGTGATCGAGGACGTCATCGTCGGCGACGGTGCCGAGGCGGTGCCCGGCGGCAACGTCACGGTGCACTACGTCGGCGTCGAGTACGACACCGGTGAGGAGTTCGACAGCTCCTGGAACCGCGGCGAGACCATCGAATTCCCCCTGCGCGGCCTGATCCAGGGCTGGCAGGACGGCATCCCCGGGATGCGCGTGGGCGGCCGGCGCAAGCTGACCATTCCGCCCGCACAGGCCTACGGCCCCGCCGGTGGTGGGCATCGCCTGTCCGGCAAGACGCTGATCTTCGTCATCGACCTCGTCGGCGTGCGCTGA
- a CDS encoding MarR family winged helix-turn-helix transcriptional regulator: protein MSSDSLADEVWQTMAAVVVENRDSWKRAVVEQTGLPFSRARILRRLDAKAMTAKEIAAATGMDAPATTVAINDLEERGLVVRQPDPENRRCKLVSLTDAGGAVLRGIGQLDDPAPPVFATLDADELATLRDLLRRLRRH, encoded by the coding sequence GTGTCCTCTGATTCGCTGGCCGACGAGGTCTGGCAGACCATGGCCGCCGTCGTGGTCGAGAACCGTGACAGCTGGAAACGCGCGGTGGTCGAGCAGACGGGCTTGCCCTTCAGCCGTGCCCGGATTCTGCGCCGGCTCGATGCCAAGGCCATGACGGCCAAAGAGATCGCCGCCGCGACCGGCATGGACGCGCCGGCCACCACCGTCGCGATCAACGATCTGGAAGAGCGTGGATTGGTTGTGCGCCAACCAGATCCGGAGAACCGGCGCTGCAAACTGGTGTCCCTGACGGACGCCGGTGGCGCAGTGCTGCGCGGTATCGGCCAGCTCGACGACCCGGCCCCGCCCGTGTTTGCCACGCTGGACGCCGACGAGCTCGCCACGCTCCGTGACCTGCTGAGGCGGCTGCGCCGCCACTAG
- a CDS encoding MFS transporter yields the protein MNTTIDALDSRRKTIILISCCLSLLIVSMDSTIVNVAIPSIRRDLGASATQMQWVVDVYTLVLASLLMLSGAAGDRFGRRRVFQIGLTIFASGSLLCSLAPTADALIGARLVQGIGGSMLNPVALSIISQVFTGRVERARALGFWGGVVGISMALGPTVGGLLIQAVGWRSVFWINLPICLAAIVLTAIFVPESKSGTMRDVDPIGQGLGVLFLFSLVFTLIEGPGMGWTHPRTLAIAALAVVALVAFLRYERRRHDPFIDLRFFRSIPFAGATVTAVMALTGWGAFLFMMSFYLQNERHYSAMHTGIIYLPIAIGALVFSPLSGRIVGRYGARPSLMAAGVLMASAALMLTTLTATTPMWRVVVIFAVYGIGFAMMNAPVTNAAVSGMPVDRAGAAAAVTSTSRQVGVSIGVALCGSIAGSALAGSGVDFATQARPLWWMCVGIGVAVATLGFVSTSPRALRSAEQLAPLIAGSRKPEPAGVL from the coding sequence GTGAATACAACTATCGACGCGCTCGACTCGCGGCGCAAGACGATCATCCTGATCTCCTGCTGCCTGAGTCTGCTGATCGTGTCGATGGACTCCACCATCGTCAACGTCGCCATCCCGTCGATCCGCCGCGACCTCGGCGCGAGCGCCACCCAGATGCAGTGGGTCGTCGACGTCTACACGCTGGTGCTGGCCTCGCTGCTGATGCTCTCCGGCGCCGCCGGTGACCGCTTCGGCCGCCGGCGGGTGTTCCAGATCGGGTTGACGATCTTCGCGTCCGGCTCGCTGCTCTGCAGCCTCGCGCCGACCGCCGATGCGTTGATCGGTGCGCGCCTGGTGCAGGGCATCGGCGGCTCCATGCTCAATCCTGTTGCGCTGTCGATCATTTCGCAGGTATTCACCGGAAGGGTGGAACGTGCGCGCGCGCTCGGTTTCTGGGGCGGCGTGGTCGGTATCTCGATGGCACTCGGACCGACGGTCGGTGGCCTGCTGATCCAGGCCGTCGGCTGGCGGTCGGTGTTTTGGATCAACCTGCCGATCTGCCTGGCCGCCATCGTGCTGACCGCGATCTTCGTCCCGGAGAGCAAGTCGGGCACCATGCGCGACGTCGACCCGATCGGTCAGGGCCTGGGAGTGCTGTTCCTGTTCAGCCTGGTCTTCACCCTCATCGAGGGGCCCGGTATGGGCTGGACCCATCCCCGCACACTGGCCATTGCGGCGCTGGCCGTGGTGGCCCTCGTGGCTTTCCTGCGCTACGAGCGCCGGCGCCACGACCCGTTCATCGATCTGCGCTTCTTCCGCAGCATCCCGTTCGCCGGCGCCACTGTCACCGCCGTGATGGCGCTGACAGGCTGGGGCGCCTTCCTGTTCATGATGTCGTTCTACCTGCAGAACGAGCGGCACTACTCGGCGATGCACACCGGCATCATCTATCTGCCCATTGCCATTGGTGCCCTTGTCTTTTCACCGTTGTCCGGACGAATCGTCGGGCGCTACGGCGCCCGGCCGTCACTGATGGCCGCCGGCGTTCTGATGGCCTCGGCGGCACTGATGCTGACGACGCTGACGGCGACGACGCCGATGTGGCGAGTAGTCGTCATATTCGCGGTGTACGGCATAGGGTTCGCGATGATGAATGCGCCAGTGACCAACGCCGCCGTGAGCGGCATGCCGGTGGACCGTGCCGGTGCCGCGGCGGCTGTGACCTCCACCAGCCGCCAGGTCGGCGTGAGTATCGGTGTGGCACTGTGCGGTTCGATCGCCGGCTCGGCACTGGCCGGCAGCGGCGTCGACTTCGCCACGCAGGCGCGGCCGCTGTGGTGGATGTGCGTCGGGATCGGCGTGGCGGTCGCCACGCTGGGCTTCGTCTCGACCTCGCCGCGGGCGCTGCGTTCCGCCGAACAGCTGGCTCCACTCATCGCGGGTTCCCGCAAGCCGGAGCCTGCCGGTGTCCTCTGA
- a CDS encoding citrate synthase, which yields MADTSSSDDVANLRYPGGEVDLKIVRATEGSDGIELGSLLAKTGYTTYDGGFVNTSATKSAITYIDGDAGILRYRGYPIEQLAEKSNFIEVSYLLIYGELPTAAELEAFTTKIQRHTLLHEDLKRFFDGFPRNAHPMPVLSSAANALSAYYQDSLDPKDPEQVELSTIRLLAKLPTIAAYAYKKSVGQPFLYPDNSLNLVENFLRMTFGLPAEPYQVDPELVRALDMLFILHADHEQNCSTSTVRLVGSSQANLFTSISGGINALWGPLHGGANQAVLEMLEKIRTEHSDVRDFVKKVKNREDGVKLMGFGHRVYKNYDPRARIVKEQADKILGKLGGDDELLDIAKSLEEIALTDDFFVERKLYPNVDYYTGVIYRAMGFPTRMFTVLFALGRLPGWIAHWREMSADPSTKIGRPRQIYTGYTERDYPNH from the coding sequence GTGGCCGACACCTCCAGCTCTGACGACGTAGCCAACCTCCGGTATCCCGGGGGCGAGGTCGATCTCAAGATCGTGCGCGCCACCGAGGGATCGGACGGCATCGAGCTCGGCTCGCTGCTGGCCAAGACCGGCTACACCACGTACGACGGTGGTTTCGTCAATACCTCGGCCACCAAGAGCGCCATCACCTACATCGACGGTGACGCGGGCATCCTGCGCTACCGCGGGTACCCGATCGAGCAGCTCGCCGAGAAGTCGAACTTCATCGAGGTCAGCTACCTGCTGATCTACGGTGAGCTGCCGACGGCCGCCGAACTCGAGGCGTTCACCACCAAGATTCAGCGGCACACCCTGCTGCACGAGGACCTGAAGCGGTTCTTCGACGGCTTCCCGCGCAACGCGCACCCGATGCCGGTGCTGTCGTCGGCGGCCAACGCGCTGAGCGCCTACTACCAGGACTCGCTCGACCCTAAGGATCCCGAGCAGGTCGAGCTGTCGACCATCCGCCTGCTGGCCAAGCTGCCGACCATCGCGGCCTACGCCTACAAGAAGTCGGTCGGGCAGCCGTTCCTGTACCCGGACAACTCGCTGAACCTGGTCGAGAACTTCCTGCGCATGACGTTCGGTCTGCCGGCCGAGCCGTACCAGGTGGACCCCGAGCTGGTCCGCGCCCTGGACATGCTGTTCATCCTGCACGCCGACCACGAGCAGAACTGCTCGACGTCGACGGTGCGCCTGGTCGGCTCGTCGCAGGCCAACCTGTTCACCTCGATCTCCGGCGGCATCAACGCGCTGTGGGGCCCGCTGCACGGCGGCGCCAACCAGGCCGTGCTGGAGATGCTGGAGAAGATCCGCACCGAGCACAGCGACGTCCGCGACTTCGTCAAGAAGGTCAAGAACCGCGAAGACGGCGTGAAGCTCATGGGCTTCGGCCACCGGGTCTACAAGAACTACGACCCGCGTGCGCGCATCGTCAAGGAGCAGGCCGACAAGATCCTCGGCAAGCTCGGCGGCGACGACGAGCTGCTGGACATCGCGAAGTCGCTGGAGGAGATCGCCCTCACCGACGACTTCTTCGTCGAGCGCAAGCTGTACCCGAACGTCGACTACTACACCGGCGTGATCTACCGGGCCATGGGCTTCCCGACCCGCATGTTCACGGTGCTGTTCGCGCTCGGCCGCCTGCCGGGCTGGATCGCGCACTGGCGCGAGATGAGCGCCGACCCGAGCACCAAGATCGGCCGCCCGCGCCAGATCTACACCGGCTACACCGAGCGGGACTACCCCAACCACTGA
- a CDS encoding MFS transporter: MRGLIADTTPLRNPDYRRLWGSSVVTVIGANLTIFAVPVQLYALTQNSAYVGLAGVFSVVPLIVFGLWGGAWADAMDRRRLLIIASCGLAVASVLLWVQAAAGLNNVWLVLCLLSVQQAFYAINSPTRSAAIPRMLPAEQLPAANSLNMTVFQAGAIIGPLLAGVLLRWVDLSTLYFIDALTTIAPIWATFRLTPMPPEHSPDDDTSRWGFAAVLDGFRYLSGNRVVLMSFVVDLIAMILGMPRALFPQMAHENFGGPVAGGTAMALLSAAMAVGAVAGGVFSGWLPRVRRQGLAVVVSIVVWGAAMAGFGLAVGHATGRPDGFLWIALVLLAVGGAADMVSAVFRSTILQEAASDELRGRLQGVFTVVVAGGPRIADAVHGAAAAVVGTTVAAAGGGVLVVVGVVVSVLVVPAFVRYQVARK; this comes from the coding sequence ATGAGAGGCCTGATCGCCGACACCACACCGCTGCGCAACCCCGACTACCGCCGCTTGTGGGGGTCCAGCGTCGTCACGGTGATCGGGGCCAACCTGACGATCTTCGCGGTGCCGGTGCAGCTGTACGCGCTGACGCAGAACTCGGCCTACGTCGGGTTGGCGGGTGTGTTCAGCGTGGTGCCGCTCATCGTGTTCGGCCTGTGGGGCGGCGCCTGGGCCGACGCGATGGACCGCCGGCGGCTGCTGATCATCGCCTCGTGCGGGCTGGCAGTCGCGTCGGTGCTGTTGTGGGTGCAGGCCGCGGCCGGGCTCAACAATGTCTGGCTGGTGCTGTGCCTGCTGTCGGTGCAGCAGGCGTTCTACGCGATCAACTCACCGACGCGCTCGGCTGCGATCCCGCGGATGCTGCCGGCCGAGCAACTGCCCGCCGCCAACTCGCTCAACATGACGGTGTTCCAGGCAGGCGCGATCATCGGCCCACTGCTCGCCGGTGTGCTGCTGCGGTGGGTCGACCTGTCGACGCTGTATTTCATCGACGCCCTCACCACGATCGCGCCGATCTGGGCCACGTTCCGGCTCACCCCGATGCCACCCGAGCACTCGCCCGACGACGACACCTCACGCTGGGGCTTCGCGGCCGTGCTGGACGGTTTTCGCTATCTGTCGGGCAACCGCGTCGTCCTGATGTCCTTTGTGGTCGACCTCATCGCGATGATCCTCGGCATGCCGCGCGCGCTGTTCCCGCAGATGGCCCACGAGAACTTCGGCGGACCGGTCGCGGGCGGGACGGCGATGGCGCTGCTGTCGGCGGCCATGGCGGTCGGCGCGGTGGCCGGCGGGGTGTTCTCGGGGTGGTTGCCCCGGGTCCGCAGGCAGGGGTTGGCGGTCGTGGTCTCGATCGTGGTGTGGGGTGCGGCCATGGCCGGTTTCGGGCTGGCGGTCGGCCACGCCACCGGCCGGCCCGACGGATTCCTCTGGATCGCCCTGGTGCTGCTGGCCGTCGGCGGCGCCGCGGACATGGTCTCGGCGGTGTTCCGGAGCACGATCCTGCAGGAAGCCGCGTCCGACGAGCTGCGTGGCCGTTTGCAGGGCGTGTTCACGGTGGTGGTCGCGGGCGGGCCGCGGATTGCTGACGCTGTGCACGGCGCGGCGGCCGCGGTCGTGGGGACGACGGTGGCCGCGGCCGGCGGCGGCGTCCTGGTGGTGGTCGGCGTCGTCGTCTCGGTTCTGGTGGTACCGGCGTTCGTGCGCTATCAGGTGGCTCGCAAATGA
- the pdxH gene encoding pyridoxamine 5'-phosphate oxidase, which yields MGVPSPIMVSDHSDHLARMRVEYGSTEKDGSVDLDVDWLNRGWLALFRDWMAEAVQAGVSEPNAMVLGTVDAQGHPVTRSVLCKSIEETGVSFYTNYDSDKGEQLAAVPYASATFPWYLLGRQIHIRGAVTRVDAEHTAEYWSKRPRGSQLGAWASHQSKSIASRAALLEQLRDVTERFADVPEVPVPPNWGGYLIAPEVIEFWQGRENRVHNRIRVTGDRIERLQP from the coding sequence ATGGGCGTACCGTCGCCGATCATGGTGTCCGACCACAGTGATCATCTCGCCCGGATGCGGGTCGAATACGGCTCGACGGAGAAGGACGGCAGTGTCGACCTCGACGTCGACTGGCTCAACCGGGGCTGGCTGGCGCTGTTCCGCGACTGGATGGCCGAGGCCGTGCAGGCCGGCGTCTCCGAACCCAACGCCATGGTGCTGGGCACCGTCGATGCGCAGGGCCATCCCGTCACGCGCTCGGTGCTGTGCAAATCGATCGAAGAGACGGGCGTCTCCTTCTACACCAACTACGACTCCGACAAGGGTGAGCAGCTGGCGGCGGTGCCCTACGCGTCGGCGACGTTCCCCTGGTACCTGCTGGGCCGTCAGATCCATATCCGCGGTGCGGTGACCAGGGTCGACGCCGAGCACACCGCCGAGTACTGGTCCAAACGGCCGCGGGGTTCGCAGCTGGGGGCATGGGCGTCGCACCAGTCAAAATCGATTGCCTCGCGGGCGGCGCTGCTGGAACAGTTGCGTGACGTGACCGAGCGATTCGCCGACGTGCCGGAGGTGCCGGTGCCGCCGAACTGGGGCGGCTACCTCATCGCCCCGGAAGTGATCGAGTTCTGGCAGGGCCGAGAGAACCGGGTGCACAACAGGATTCGCGTCACGGGCGACCGCATCGAACGGCTCCAGCCGTGA
- a CDS encoding maleylpyruvate isomerase N-terminal domain-containing protein yields MASDAPRDHSVFVSAATAFADLVALIPATAWDGPGLGDWDLRALVGHTSRSLITVSSYLRTPADREDVTGPAHYYALMRGYAAGSPDIVERGREAGRNLGTDPAATVADLLRQVLTDLDGAGDPLIAVIGGLGIRLSNYLPTRVFELTVHSLDIARATGTDVALPDEALRDATVLAAQIAALTGQAAEVLPALTGRGGLPAGFSVV; encoded by the coding sequence ATGGCGTCGGACGCACCGCGGGACCATTCAGTATTCGTCTCGGCGGCAACAGCTTTCGCGGACCTGGTGGCACTGATCCCGGCCACGGCATGGGACGGTCCCGGGCTGGGAGACTGGGACCTGCGGGCGCTGGTCGGGCACACCTCGCGGTCACTGATCACCGTCAGCAGCTACCTGCGCACGCCCGCCGACCGGGAGGACGTGACCGGACCGGCGCACTACTACGCGCTGATGCGCGGCTACGCGGCCGGCAGCCCCGATATCGTCGAGCGCGGCCGGGAAGCCGGACGCAATCTCGGGACGGACCCCGCTGCCACGGTCGCCGATCTCCTCCGCCAGGTGCTGACCGACCTGGACGGAGCGGGCGACCCGCTGATCGCCGTGATCGGCGGCCTGGGCATCCGGCTGAGCAACTACCTGCCGACCCGGGTGTTCGAGCTGACGGTGCACAGCCTCGACATCGCGCGCGCCACCGGAACCGATGTTGCCCTGCCTGACGAAGCGCTACGCGATGCCACCGTCCTGGCCGCGCAGATCGCGGCGCTGACCGGTCAGGCCGCAGAAGTGCTGCCGGCGCTCACTGGACGCGGTGGTCTACCTGCCGGTTTCTCCGTCGTCTGA